In one window of Juglans regia cultivar Chandler chromosome 3, Walnut 2.0, whole genome shotgun sequence DNA:
- the LOC109012578 gene encoding CRIB domain-containing protein RIC10-like isoform X1, producing the protein MSAKMKGIYKSFKYISQIFVVKEREMEIGYPTDVKHVAHIGLDGPSGSAPSWMHEYKTASEFSTTSLGSIGEFRDSSSMPLSAWSSAGMYVDFNHSMRHPPAGDMFKDVPPTDHLPNIPKKQRRKKSRSTSSPKSSSSRSSRAAKSKAAFNDHMDATSNLQV; encoded by the exons ATGTCGGCCAAGATGAAAGGGATTTACAAAAGTTTCAAATACATTTCCCAAATTTTTG TTGTGAAGGAGCGTGAGATGGAAATTGGGTACCCGACAGATGTTAAGCATGTGGCACACATCGGGTTGGATGGCCCTTCTGGCAGTGCACCTAGTTGG ATGCATGAATACAAAACAGCATCTGAGTTTTCAACAACATCGCTTGGTAGCATTGGTGAATTTAGAGATTCCTCTTCTATGCCTCTTTCCGCTTGGTCCTCTGCGGGTATGTATGtag ATTTTAATCATTCCATGAGACACCCACCAGCAGGTGACATGTTCAAAGACGTTCCGCCTACAGATCATCTTCCTAACATTCCCAAGAAACAGAGGCGAAAAAAGTCTAGGTCTACTTCTTCTCCCAAGTCTTCTTCGTCTAGATCCTCACGAGCAGCTAAGTCGAAGGCTGCATTCAATGATCATATGGATGCAACATCAAACCTACAAGTCTAG
- the LOC109012578 gene encoding CRIB domain-containing protein RIC10-like isoform X2, with protein sequence MSAKMKGIYKSFKYISQIFVVKEREMEIGYPTDVKHVAHIGLDGPSGSAPSWMHEYKTASEFSTTSLGSIGEFRDSSSMPLSAWSSADFNHSMRHPPAGDMFKDVPPTDHLPNIPKKQRRKKSRSTSSPKSSSSRSSRAAKSKAAFNDHMDATSNLQV encoded by the exons ATGTCGGCCAAGATGAAAGGGATTTACAAAAGTTTCAAATACATTTCCCAAATTTTTG TTGTGAAGGAGCGTGAGATGGAAATTGGGTACCCGACAGATGTTAAGCATGTGGCACACATCGGGTTGGATGGCCCTTCTGGCAGTGCACCTAGTTGG ATGCATGAATACAAAACAGCATCTGAGTTTTCAACAACATCGCTTGGTAGCATTGGTGAATTTAGAGATTCCTCTTCTATGCCTCTTTCCGCTTGGTCCTCTGCGG ATTTTAATCATTCCATGAGACACCCACCAGCAGGTGACATGTTCAAAGACGTTCCGCCTACAGATCATCTTCCTAACATTCCCAAGAAACAGAGGCGAAAAAAGTCTAGGTCTACTTCTTCTCCCAAGTCTTCTTCGTCTAGATCCTCACGAGCAGCTAAGTCGAAGGCTGCATTCAATGATCATATGGATGCAACATCAAACCTACAAGTCTAG